The Haloplanus salinarum genome includes a region encoding these proteins:
- a CDS encoding right-handed parallel beta-helix repeat-containing protein has product MTGGTRIRLTAVAIALLLVTSGLGAFGGTAAASSGGNPPPTADPGQLAVSLTDGDGTVNATYRVDETTGTINASYAGAKADVNVSYTDSATAIQFALDNATAENDTVVLGGGTFNGSVDVGARTGLTLDGGYSRLDGDAGRGDTVDVTSNGATVQNLIVVDSPGTGIDSLNADDVTLRNVESLDSANNGIAFANGTVRNVTIRGGSVGLSQGTSNGSTIADVTIRQAQYTGLEINSANHTVRDVTVNNTTSGEGILEAGRNNTYENVTVTNSSTEGFEVGESEVSSTNATLRNVTVEDNAANGIIADEGDGVLLSNVTAVDNGEHGVRLEISGTVRHLTATGNDWDGLKTTFGSDGATIVDVTAKRNGDGLEISAANTTVRDAVVTNNRDYGVSATGYVNNTFDDVTITRHGRTGIRLGEGGTLVDSVVLDNAKNTFGGSGIFVKGKNATVRNVTVWGNGLDVEAANVVVRNLTQKGSSGTGLAVDASNVTVDDVSVRNNLHYGLNDQNGDNAFSNVTAVDNGDWGIRVSKGTILTDSRASNNGDGSESGVRVDERNITLRNVTATGSPEGFNVREPNATLTDVVARNNSQIGFRVKDRNATLTDVVARNNADGIRIVNDGFDATLRNATVANNSDDGVYLEDRSARGLLIANATVRDNGNAGIDISPQTGSRIVDTTLTANGGPELNVQPTTDTFEVSPAPLDASNVTVGATTFDAIEAKNVSFEGSATSPSPGDERKRARTVGKLSRLDAGAFADVTVDYTTNDTLGLQESSLVLARYDSASGSYAPAASTPDSAANIVTANLTSFGPVVVLGDPESGEGGTVVDGTSTGTLDVNGTEVVDASIDYTAGQSGTATVSDLSSKPSSVPNATTSGGVDVNRVASYVEITAPEPASGANATVEIVVDRSRIGEPNDTQVWRYVGGGNGYQPLATQVQSVTGSSVRLSFETPGFSVFMVGDPTAETAGGASGGGGSAGIGESILAGERSVTQALYEGTARRVTVEFDRETTGAVAVESVGSLPDAAPDPDGRTVAAVDVTVPDDAASRSATVEIAVPRSAVEGTGVDPAALRVVEFERGSDDLRRLDTEVIDRGDGTVVLAAETPGFSTFAVVAPTSPGTAVRTPTRTATSDRSPSEMDTATPSGTATSTRTTTPSGTATPSPESTGGSGDGFGWFVALVALSAVAAATRSD; this is encoded by the coding sequence ATGACCGGGGGAACACGGATACGCCTCACGGCGGTAGCGATAGCGCTCCTGCTCGTCACGAGCGGCCTCGGGGCGTTCGGCGGGACCGCCGCCGCCAGTTCCGGCGGCAACCCGCCGCCAACCGCCGATCCCGGACAACTCGCCGTCTCGCTGACCGACGGCGACGGCACCGTCAACGCGACGTATCGGGTCGACGAGACGACGGGGACGATCAACGCCTCCTACGCCGGGGCGAAGGCGGACGTCAACGTCTCGTACACCGACAGTGCGACGGCCATCCAGTTCGCGCTGGACAACGCGACCGCCGAGAACGACACCGTCGTCCTCGGTGGCGGGACGTTCAACGGGAGCGTCGACGTCGGGGCGAGGACAGGTCTCACGCTCGACGGCGGGTACAGCCGCCTCGACGGGGACGCCGGCAGAGGGGACACCGTCGACGTGACGAGCAACGGGGCGACGGTGCAGAACCTCATCGTCGTCGACTCCCCGGGTACCGGAATCGACAGCCTGAACGCCGACGACGTGACGCTCCGGAACGTCGAGTCGCTCGACAGCGCGAACAACGGCATCGCCTTCGCCAACGGCACGGTCCGGAACGTGACGATCCGCGGCGGAAGCGTCGGCCTCTCGCAAGGGACATCGAACGGCTCGACCATCGCCGACGTGACGATCCGGCAAGCCCAGTACACCGGCCTCGAGATCAACAGCGCGAACCACACGGTGCGGGACGTGACGGTGAACAACACCACCAGCGGCGAGGGAATCCTGGAAGCCGGCCGGAACAACACCTACGAGAACGTCACGGTCACGAACAGCAGCACCGAGGGGTTCGAGGTCGGGGAGTCTGAGGTGTCCAGCACGAACGCGACGCTCCGGAACGTGACCGTGGAGGACAATGCGGCGAACGGGATCATCGCCGACGAGGGCGACGGCGTCCTGCTGTCGAACGTCACCGCTGTCGACAACGGCGAACACGGCGTCCGGCTCGAAATCTCGGGAACGGTCCGCCATCTCACCGCGACTGGCAACGACTGGGACGGGCTCAAGACCACGTTCGGCAGCGACGGCGCGACTATCGTCGACGTCACCGCGAAGCGGAACGGCGACGGGCTAGAGATCAGCGCGGCCAACACGACCGTTCGGGACGCGGTCGTCACGAACAACCGCGACTACGGAGTGAGCGCGACGGGGTACGTGAACAACACGTTCGACGACGTGACGATCACCCGGCACGGTCGCACCGGGATCAGACTCGGCGAAGGGGGGACGCTGGTCGACAGCGTCGTCTTGGACAACGCGAAGAACACCTTCGGCGGTTCGGGAATCTTCGTGAAAGGAAAGAACGCCACCGTCCGGAACGTGACGGTTTGGGGCAACGGTCTCGACGTCGAGGCGGCGAACGTCGTCGTCCGGAATCTCACCCAGAAGGGGAGTAGCGGTACCGGTTTGGCGGTCGACGCCAGCAACGTGACCGTCGACGACGTGAGCGTCCGGAACAACCTCCACTACGGCCTGAACGACCAGAATGGGGACAACGCCTTCTCGAACGTCACCGCCGTCGACAACGGTGACTGGGGCATCCGCGTCTCGAAGGGAACGATCCTGACGGACAGCCGTGCGTCGAACAACGGCGACGGCTCCGAGTCCGGCGTCAGGGTGGACGAACGGAACATCACGCTCCGGAACGTGACGGCGACGGGGAGTCCCGAGGGATTCAACGTCAGAGAGCCGAACGCGACTCTCACCGACGTCGTCGCCCGGAACAACAGTCAGATCGGATTCAGGGTCAAGGATCGAAACGCCACCCTGACCGACGTCGTCGCCCGGAACAACGCCGACGGGATCAGGATCGTCAACGACGGGTTCGACGCGACCCTGCGGAACGCCACGGTCGCGAACAACTCGGACGACGGCGTGTACCTCGAGGACCGAAGCGCCAGAGGACTCCTGATCGCCAACGCGACGGTACGGGACAACGGGAACGCCGGAATCGACATCAGCCCGCAGACCGGGTCACGGATCGTCGACACGACGCTGACCGCGAACGGCGGGCCGGAGCTGAACGTGCAGCCGACCACCGACACCTTCGAGGTGTCACCGGCACCGCTCGACGCCTCGAACGTCACCGTGGGAGCGACGACGTTCGATGCCATCGAAGCGAAAAACGTCTCGTTCGAGGGGTCGGCTACGTCCCCGTCCCCGGGTGACGAGCGGAAGCGGGCCAGGACTGTCGGGAAACTGAGCAGGTTGGACGCCGGCGCGTTCGCCGACGTGACCGTCGACTACACCACCAACGACACGCTCGGACTGCAGGAATCGAGCCTCGTACTCGCCCGATACGACTCCGCGTCCGGGTCGTACGCGCCGGCCGCGAGCACCCCCGATTCGGCGGCCAACATCGTCACGGCCAACCTCACCAGCTTCGGACCGGTCGTCGTCCTCGGCGACCCCGAGAGCGGCGAGGGCGGAACCGTCGTCGACGGCACCTCGACCGGGACGCTGGACGTGAACGGCACGGAGGTCGTCGACGCGAGCATCGACTACACGGCGGGGCAGAGCGGTACGGCGACGGTCAGCGACCTGTCGTCGAAGCCGTCGAGCGTGCCGAACGCGACGACGAGCGGCGGCGTCGACGTGAACCGCGTGGCGTCGTACGTCGAGATCACGGCGCCGGAGCCGGCGAGTGGCGCGAACGCGACGGTCGAAATCGTCGTCGACCGAAGTCGGATCGGCGAGCCGAACGACACGCAGGTGTGGCGGTACGTGGGCGGCGGGAACGGCTACCAGCCCCTCGCGACGCAGGTCCAGAGCGTGACCGGAAGTAGCGTGCGGTTGTCGTTCGAGACGCCCGGGTTCTCCGTCTTCATGGTCGGCGATCCGACCGCCGAGACCGCCGGCGGTGCGTCCGGTGGCGGGGGGAGCGCCGGCATCGGGGAGTCGATCCTCGCCGGCGAGCGCTCCGTGACTCAGGCGCTGTACGAGGGGACTGCACGTCGGGTGACCGTCGAGTTCGACCGAGAGACGACGGGTGCCGTCGCCGTCGAGTCGGTCGGCAGCCTCCCCGACGCAGCCCCGGACCCCGACGGACGGACCGTCGCGGCCGTCGACGTAACCGTCCCCGACGATGCGGCGAGCCGATCCGCGACCGTCGAGATCGCCGTGCCGCGATCGGCGGTCGAGGGTACGGGAGTCGATCCCGCGGCGCTCCGGGTCGTCGAGTTCGAACGGGGGAGCGACGACCTCCGGCGACTCGACACCGAGGTGATCGATCGTGGCGACGGGACGGTCGTACTCGCGGCCGAGACGCCCGGGTTCTCGACGTTCGCGGTCGTCGCGCCGACGAGCCCGGGGACGGCGGTACGGACGCCGACGCGGACGGCGACGTCGGATCGGTCGCCGAGCGAGATGGACACGGCGACGCCGAGCGGTACCGCGACGTCGACGCGGACCACGACGCCGAGCGGTACCGCGACGCCGAGTCCCGAATCGACCGGAGGGAGTGGCGATGGGTTCGGCTGGTTCGTCGCGCTCGTCGCCCTGTCGGCTGTAGCCGCGGCGACGCGGTCGGACTGA
- a CDS encoding DUF7112 family protein: MPDRVASDGDAVTTYRAELARSGGTRRPCLRLPDDVAVDPGEFVRLVLDGDEYHARVDADASGPLLRGAYDNRRLARSDREGTNRLVEWVRGTDLDVGRSVDVDEVTPGHRYGVRVPGRRTVYSVTRRPDDSLTAIAEDLRDE; the protein is encoded by the coding sequence GTGCCCGACCGCGTCGCCAGCGACGGGGATGCGGTGACGACGTACCGTGCCGAACTCGCCCGGAGCGGCGGCACCCGCCGGCCCTGTCTCCGCTTGCCCGACGACGTCGCCGTCGACCCCGGCGAGTTCGTCCGTCTGGTCCTCGACGGCGACGAGTACCACGCCCGCGTCGACGCCGACGCGTCGGGCCCCCTGCTCCGTGGGGCCTACGACAACCGTCGCCTGGCGCGGAGCGACCGCGAGGGGACGAACCGCCTCGTCGAGTGGGTTCGCGGCACCGACCTCGACGTCGGCCGGAGCGTCGACGTCGACGAGGTGACGCCGGGCCACCGCTACGGCGTCCGCGTGCCCGGCCGCCGGACGGTGTACTCGGTCACCCGCCGCCCGGACGACTCGCTTACCGCCATCGCCGAGGACCTACGCGACGAGTAG
- a CDS encoding DUF5807 family protein: MSDPDLDAFLAGDRLDHVALYLTDDYLDDEGTLADHGTPVDGGVVLVVPGEQGRRLFSAGTGMDAMAFAKEAMGTEGDIDPGLTGGTCPDCGEGAAFVLAFAEAQNEEVGGIYTEGDVIHAYAACPDGTAFSDRWVVGEV; encoded by the coding sequence ATGAGCGACCCCGACCTCGACGCCTTCCTCGCCGGCGACCGACTCGACCACGTCGCGCTCTACCTCACCGACGACTACCTCGACGACGAGGGCACCCTCGCCGATCACGGCACTCCCGTCGACGGCGGCGTCGTCCTCGTCGTCCCGGGCGAACAGGGCCGCCGGCTGTTCTCGGCCGGGACCGGCATGGACGCCATGGCCTTCGCCAAGGAGGCGATGGGTACCGAAGGCGACATCGACCCCGGCCTGACCGGGGGTACCTGCCCCGACTGCGGCGAGGGCGCGGCGTTCGTCCTCGCCTTCGCGGAGGCACAAAACGAGGAGGTCGGCGGCATCTACACAGAGGGTGACGTGATCCACGCCTACGCCGCCTGTCCCGACGGCACCGCCTTCTCCGATCGCTGGGTCGTCGGCGAGGTGTAG
- a CDS encoding heavy metal translocating P-type ATPase — protein MSDECDCDDGAAGADRRPDGTARGERLRASVPAMDCPSCAGKVERSVRTLAGVGTVETRPASGTLIVDYDPDETTAEAVRGRVDAAGYAVADVETETLAVPSMDCSSCAGKVESALSGLDGVVDYDTRPASGRVEVSYDPGRATRGDVVAAVENAGYEVVEGDRTESSIWRSRRALKTGVGAVALLLGVVFEYALTGANATLATGFGRTITVDWALYVLAAAVAGQAILRNGWYSARTRSLDIDFLMSAGVVGAIAVDLPFEAATLAVLFSVSELLERYSMDRARSSMSELMDLSPDTATVRRGAAGKDGQEETVPVDEVTVGDLVVVRPGDRVPVDGVVHEGRSAVDESPITGESVPVDVAPGDEVYAGSIVAEGYLEVEATAPAAESTLSKVIDLVEDAERDKSERERFVDRFASYYTPVVVALAVATALGPPLLVGAAFETWFVRGLTLLVVACPCAFVISTPVSVVSGITSAARNGVLIKGGDRLEAMGEVDTVALDKTGTITAGELGVTDVVGLNGASEDDVLGCAAALERRSEHPIATAIVDRATETGVPDREVADFESITGEGVRADLDGVTHYAGKPALFESLGFDLEHAHIATDGGLAVGADLEPEACDHGQGAYLDLVNDVVPRLQAEGKTVVLVGTAEELEGVIAVADTVRPAAAAAVDRLHDLGIERVVMLTGDNERTARAIASQVGIDEVRADLLPDEKVAAIREFAADSEAAAADDARLPWNRTNGGVAMVGDGVNDAPALAAATVGVAMGAAGTDTAIETADVALMGDDLTRLPYLVALAQRANHVIKTNIWSSLGVKMILAAGAPLGLVSVIHAVVIGDMGMSLAVTGNAMRLANVEPEE, from the coding sequence ATGAGCGACGAGTGCGACTGTGACGACGGGGCGGCGGGCGCCGACCGCCGCCCGGACGGGACGGCCCGGGGCGAGCGCCTCCGGGCGTCCGTCCCGGCCATGGACTGCCCGTCGTGTGCCGGCAAGGTCGAGCGGAGCGTCCGGACGCTCGCGGGGGTGGGGACGGTCGAGACGCGGCCGGCGTCGGGGACCCTGATCGTCGACTACGACCCCGACGAGACGACGGCCGAGGCCGTCCGGGGGCGTGTCGACGCGGCGGGCTACGCCGTCGCTGACGTCGAGACGGAGACGCTCGCGGTGCCGTCGATGGACTGCTCGTCGTGTGCCGGCAAGGTCGAGTCGGCGCTGTCCGGTCTCGACGGCGTCGTCGACTACGACACCCGACCGGCGTCGGGTCGGGTCGAGGTGAGTTACGACCCCGGGCGGGCGACCCGCGGCGACGTGGTGGCGGCAGTCGAGAACGCGGGCTACGAGGTGGTCGAGGGCGACCGGACGGAGTCGTCGATCTGGCGGAGTCGGCGTGCGCTGAAGACCGGGGTCGGCGCCGTCGCCCTGCTCCTCGGGGTCGTCTTCGAGTACGCCCTCACGGGCGCGAACGCGACGCTCGCGACCGGGTTCGGGCGGACGATCACCGTCGACTGGGCGCTGTACGTCCTCGCGGCGGCGGTGGCCGGGCAGGCCATCCTGCGGAACGGGTGGTATTCGGCGCGGACCCGCAGCCTCGACATCGACTTCCTGATGAGCGCCGGCGTGGTGGGCGCCATCGCCGTCGACCTGCCCTTCGAGGCGGCGACGCTCGCGGTCCTCTTTTCGGTCTCCGAACTCCTGGAGCGCTACTCGATGGACCGCGCCCGGTCGTCGATGTCGGAGCTGATGGATCTCTCGCCCGATACGGCGACGGTGCGACGCGGGGCGGCGGGGAAGGACGGCCAGGAGGAGACGGTGCCGGTCGACGAGGTGACCGTCGGGGACCTGGTGGTGGTGCGGCCGGGCGACCGCGTGCCCGTCGACGGCGTCGTCCACGAGGGCCGGAGCGCGGTCGACGAGTCGCCGATCACGGGCGAGAGCGTCCCGGTCGACGTCGCGCCGGGGGACGAGGTGTACGCCGGCAGCATCGTCGCCGAGGGGTATCTGGAGGTGGAGGCGACGGCGCCAGCGGCGGAGTCGACGCTGTCGAAGGTGATCGACCTGGTGGAGGACGCGGAGCGCGACAAATCCGAGCGCGAGCGGTTCGTCGACCGCTTCGCGTCGTACTACACGCCGGTCGTGGTGGCGCTGGCGGTGGCGACGGCGCTCGGACCGCCGCTGCTCGTGGGCGCGGCGTTCGAGACGTGGTTCGTCCGCGGCCTGACGCTCCTGGTCGTCGCCTGTCCCTGTGCGTTCGTCATCAGCACGCCGGTCAGCGTCGTCTCGGGAATCACGAGCGCGGCACGCAACGGCGTCCTCATCAAGGGCGGGGACCGCCTGGAGGCGATGGGCGAGGTGGACACCGTCGCCCTCGACAAGACGGGGACGATCACGGCCGGCGAACTCGGCGTGACGGACGTGGTGGGGCTGAACGGGGCGAGCGAGGACGACGTCCTGGGGTGTGCGGCCGCCCTGGAGCGGCGGAGCGAACACCCCATCGCGACGGCCATCGTCGACCGCGCGACGGAGACCGGGGTGCCGGACCGCGAGGTGGCCGACTTCGAGTCGATCACGGGCGAGGGCGTCCGCGCCGACCTGGACGGCGTCACCCACTACGCGGGCAAACCAGCGCTGTTCGAGTCGCTCGGATTCGACCTCGAACACGCCCACATCGCGACCGACGGGGGCCTCGCCGTCGGCGCCGACCTCGAACCCGAGGCCTGCGACCACGGCCAGGGGGCGTACCTCGACCTCGTGAACGACGTGGTCCCGCGCCTGCAGGCCGAGGGCAAGACCGTCGTCCTCGTGGGCACGGCCGAGGAACTGGAGGGCGTGATCGCCGTGGCCGATACGGTCCGCCCGGCGGCCGCCGCGGCCGTCGACCGCCTGCACGACCTCGGGATCGAGCGGGTGGTCATGCTGACCGGCGACAACGAGCGGACCGCCCGCGCCATCGCGTCGCAGGTGGGGATCGACGAGGTGCGGGCCGACCTCCTCCCCGACGAGAAGGTGGCGGCGATCCGCGAGTTCGCGGCCGACTCCGAGGCGGCCGCGGCCGACGACGCCCGCCTGCCCTGGAACCGGACGAACGGCGGCGTGGCGATGGTGGGCGACGGCGTCAACGACGCGCCGGCGCTCGCGGCCGCGACGGTCGGCGTGGCGATGGGCGCCGCGGGCACCGACACCGCCATCGAGACGGCCGACGTGGCGCTGATGGGCGACGACCTGACGCGCCTGCCCTACCTCGTCGCGCTCGCCCAGCGGGCGAACCACGTCATCAAGACGAACATCTGGTCGTCGCTCGGCGTGAAGATGATCCTCGCGGCGGGCGCCCCGCTCGGCCTGGTGAGCGTCATCCACGCCGTCGTGATCGGCGACATGGGCATGAGCCTCGCGGTCACCGGGAACGCGATGCGGCTGGCGAACGTCGAACCGGAGGAGTGA
- a CDS encoding 30S ribosomal protein S6e, which translates to MADFKVVVSDPDTGRTEQFEVDGQDANRFLGRELGAEVDGGAVGLDGTTLELTGGSDDAGRPLRADVAGPSLKEVLLEGGVGFDPSRDGERKRVTVRGREISEAVAQINAKVVDGDAGFGADEADDEADADDE; encoded by the coding sequence ATGGCAGACTTCAAGGTCGTCGTTTCGGACCCGGATACGGGTCGAACGGAGCAGTTCGAGGTCGACGGACAGGACGCGAACCGGTTTCTCGGGCGCGAACTCGGCGCCGAGGTCGACGGCGGCGCCGTCGGCCTCGACGGCACGACGCTCGAACTGACCGGCGGGTCAGACGACGCCGGCCGTCCCCTCCGCGCGGACGTCGCCGGGCCGTCGCTCAAGGAGGTCCTCCTCGAGGGTGGCGTCGGCTTCGATCCGTCCCGCGACGGCGAGCGAAAGCGCGTGACCGTCCGCGGGCGCGAGATCAGCGAGGCCGTGGCACAGATCAACGCGAAGGTCGTCGACGGCGACGCCGGCTTCGGCGCGGACGAGGCCGACGACGAGGCCGACGCGGACGACGAGTAG